One Acidobacteriota bacterium genomic window carries:
- a CDS encoding metal-dependent transcriptional regulator: MAAESQKKATVSSTVEDYLKVVLKIEDMKQRASTSRVARHLDVADATVTDMLRKLKKAGLLEYKPYYGATLTRKGRQVAVRILRRHRLLEMFLHQVLGYGWEQVHQEAERLEHAVSDLFISRIDALLDFPSQDPHGEAIPDARGFRQVEDDLCLAEAEPGSYSVRKVTNSDPEFLAYLDKVGLRPATRLSLQEKAPFQGPLKLLPESGREPVYLGLEASRSIFVLPLKDRPPAPAALPESRASQGAVGRPGRGAWNE; this comes from the coding sequence GTGGCAGCTGAATCGCAGAAGAAGGCAACCGTCTCCAGCACCGTGGAGGACTATCTCAAGGTGGTCCTCAAGATCGAGGACATGAAGCAGAGGGCCAGCACCTCCAGGGTGGCGCGTCACCTGGACGTGGCCGACGCTACTGTCACCGACATGCTGAGAAAGTTGAAGAAGGCCGGACTGCTGGAATACAAGCCCTACTACGGGGCCACACTGACGCGGAAGGGACGTCAGGTGGCCGTGCGGATTCTGCGCCGTCACCGGCTGCTGGAGATGTTCCTCCACCAGGTGCTGGGCTACGGTTGGGAGCAGGTCCACCAGGAGGCCGAACGCCTGGAGCATGCCGTTTCCGACCTGTTCATATCCCGGATCGACGCCCTGCTGGACTTTCCCTCCCAGGACCCCCACGGAGAAGCCATCCCCGACGCCCGGGGGTTTCGGCAGGTGGAGGACGACCTCTGCCTGGCCGAGGCCGAACCGGGGAGCTACAGCGTCCGCAAGGTCACCAACAGCGACCCCGAGTTCCTGGCCTATCTGGACAAGGTCGGCCTGCGTCCGGCCACCCGGCTCTCGCTGCAAGAGAAGGCCCCGTTTCAGGGGCCGTTGAAGCTGCTCCCCGAATCCGGCCGGGAGCCTGTATACCTGGGGCTGGAGGCCTCCAGGAGCATCTTTGTGTTGCCCCTGAAGGACCGCCCCCCCGCCCCCGCTGCACTCCCGGAGAGTCGCGCATCCCAGGGGGCTGTCGGCCGGCCCGGCCGAGGCGCTTGGAACGAGTAG
- a CDS encoding DUF1501 domain-containing protein: MSPLPSRRAFLKNSYLGLGSLALMDLLAGDAGASADSAENPLLPKPAHLPARAKRCIFLFMEGGVSQMDTFEYRPVLDKYAGQQMPSVRGTDLDVASLGTAHNRIIPSPFSFARHGQSGRWMSELLPHLSTCVDDMAFLHGVTVDSSNHAPAVYHSLTGQILPGGAAIGAWMTYGLGSENRNLPGFIVLGQGAPAVGGASQWSHGFLPAIHQGTLFRPGSNPIADLHPPAGTSASSRRNELDLLKWLNQRHAGQRTRTGELEARIAAYEMAFQMQSAAPELIDLSGESEATRKLYGLDDPVAGTFGRQCLMARRMVERGVRFVKLLHGKGKPWDQHGDLAGRLPVLCHEVDQPIAGLLKDLKSRGMLEETLVVWASEMGRTPFDSNVVSDKPGRDHNRFGLVMWMAGGDVRPGATFGETDEFALRSSGESLPVRDVHATLLRLMGLDQHQLTFLHAGRFKRLTDIGGRVIDEILL; the protein is encoded by the coding sequence ATGAGCCCTCTACCCTCCCGCAGAGCGTTTTTGAAGAACTCCTATCTGGGCCTAGGCAGCCTGGCACTGATGGATCTGCTGGCAGGCGATGCGGGCGCCTCGGCCGATTCGGCCGAGAATCCGCTGTTGCCCAAGCCGGCTCACTTGCCCGCCAGGGCCAAGCGCTGCATCTTTCTCTTCATGGAAGGTGGAGTGAGCCAGATGGACACCTTCGAGTACCGGCCGGTCCTCGACAAGTATGCAGGGCAGCAGATGCCCTCGGTCCGCGGGACCGATCTGGACGTGGCCAGCCTCGGAACCGCCCACAACCGAATCATCCCTTCCCCCTTCAGCTTCGCCCGACACGGCCAGTCGGGTCGCTGGATGTCGGAACTGCTACCCCACCTCTCGACCTGTGTCGACGACATGGCCTTTCTCCATGGTGTCACGGTCGACAGCAGCAATCACGCTCCGGCTGTCTATCATTCCCTGACGGGACAGATCCTTCCCGGCGGAGCGGCCATCGGGGCATGGATGACCTATGGTCTGGGGAGCGAAAACCGGAATCTGCCCGGCTTCATTGTGCTGGGACAGGGGGCTCCCGCGGTGGGCGGCGCTTCCCAGTGGAGTCACGGTTTCCTGCCGGCCATCCACCAGGGCACGCTCTTCCGACCGGGTTCCAATCCCATCGCCGATCTGCACCCGCCGGCCGGAACCTCTGCGAGCAGCCGGCGCAACGAGCTTGACCTGCTGAAATGGCTCAACCAGCGGCACGCCGGCCAGCGCACCCGGACCGGAGAACTCGAAGCGCGAATTGCCGCCTACGAGATGGCCTTCCAGATGCAGAGCGCGGCGCCGGAGTTGATCGATCTCTCCGGGGAATCGGAAGCCACCAGAAAGCTCTACGGGCTCGATGACCCGGTCGCGGGCACCTTCGGCCGCCAGTGCCTGATGGCCCGCCGCATGGTGGAGCGGGGGGTTCGCTTCGTCAAGCTCCTTCACGGCAAGGGCAAACCCTGGGACCAGCACGGGGATCTGGCCGGCCGCCTGCCGGTCTTGTGTCATGAAGTCGATCAGCCCATTGCCGGCCTGTTGAAGGACCTGAAATCCCGGGGAATGCTGGAAGAGACCCTGGTGGTGTGGGCCTCGGAGATGGGAAGGACTCCCTTCGATTCCAACGTGGTATCGGACAAACCCGGAAGAGACCACAATCGCTTTGGGCTGGTCATGTGGATGGCGGGCGGAGACGTGCGCCCCGGAGCCACTTTCGGAGAGACCGACGAATTCGCGCTCCGCAGCTCCGGAGAGTCTCTACCGGTGCGTGACGTGCACGCCACCCTTCTTCGCCTGATGGGGCTGGATCAGCACCAGTTGACCTTCCTCCATGCCGGGCGCTTCAAACGGCTCACCGACATTGGCGGACGGGTCATCGACGAAATCCTGCTTTAA
- a CDS encoding AbrB/MazE/SpoVT family DNA-binding domain-containing protein, whose product MKTVISTKGRIVIPVELPKHDNIQPGQAFETERVDKGEYRLVLAETPKNRGLVDILPACPVKGWFVSIEEN is encoded by the coding sequence ATGAAAACGGTGATTTCCACCAAAGGCCGGATTGTCATACCGGTTGAATTGCCCAAGCACGACAACATCCAACCCGGCCAAGCCTTTGAAACTGAACGGGTGGATAAAGGTGAATATCGCCTGGTGCTTGCCGAAACACCGAAGAACCGGGGACTGGTGGATATTCTCCCGGCCTGTCCCGTGAAAGGCTGGTTCGTATCTATCGAAGAAAATTGA
- a CDS encoding phytanoyl-CoA dioxygenase family protein, with the protein MDACKVFDPEQLQEGGEFLKQQGYVIFDRVFRGKELQQLIADCDRLMAREREFHFDPGDGPESPDDAEIEAYLARTYKVGAEELSRVMKRIRHTRALNHDTPWPVPAEEVNHNFLHIPLLLDEGRMQRCFNLPAKLIGCDRLFDHPILRQIMGELLGKDCVLSDMAATRIGPHSEPSYWHVDSPFTMVPEPLPTIPMAIAIGWMLDDFTVENGATRVVAGTHLSGRKPPWTYDAVEGEVALTAPAGSLAIWFSQTWHRAGTNLTDGPRRAVLGNFIRAWIKPFTDYTRSVPDDIVDRYPPHARYLLGWSAFGPARG; encoded by the coding sequence ATGGATGCTTGCAAGGTCTTTGACCCGGAACAGTTGCAGGAAGGTGGTGAATTTCTGAAGCAGCAAGGGTATGTGATTTTCGACCGGGTCTTCCGAGGAAAGGAACTGCAGCAGCTCATTGCGGATTGTGACCGGCTCATGGCCCGGGAGCGCGAATTTCACTTCGATCCGGGAGACGGCCCGGAATCTCCCGACGATGCTGAAATCGAAGCCTACCTGGCCAGAACCTACAAGGTAGGTGCGGAAGAGCTAAGCCGGGTCATGAAGAGGATCCGCCACACCAGGGCTCTCAATCACGATACTCCCTGGCCGGTGCCAGCGGAAGAGGTGAACCACAATTTTCTCCACATCCCCCTGCTCCTGGACGAAGGCCGCATGCAGCGCTGCTTCAACCTTCCGGCCAAGCTGATCGGCTGTGACCGTCTGTTCGACCATCCCATTCTGCGGCAGATCATGGGCGAACTGCTGGGGAAGGATTGCGTGCTGTCCGATATGGCCGCCACCCGTATCGGCCCCCATTCGGAACCTTCCTACTGGCATGTCGATTCGCCATTCACCATGGTCCCCGAGCCACTCCCCACCATCCCCATGGCTATCGCCATCGGCTGGATGCTGGACGACTTCACCGTGGAAAACGGAGCTACCCGAGTGGTGGCCGGCACCCACCTCAGCGGCAGGAAGCCGCCCTGGACCTACGATGCGGTCGAAGGCGAGGTGGCGCTGACGGCCCCTGCCGGCAGCTTGGCGATCTGGTTTTCCCAGACCTGGCACCGGGCCGGAACCAACCTGACGGACGGCCCCCGGCGGGCCGTGCTGGGGAATTTCATTCGCGCCTGGATCAAACCCTTCACCGACTATACCCGCAGCGTTCCTGACGATATCGTGGATCGCTACCCACCCCACGCCCGCTACCTGCTGGGCTGGTCGGCCTTCGGTCCGGCCCGCGGCTGA
- a CDS encoding DUF1553 domain-containing protein: MAVTRISHRLTVLLLQAILAPCFATGEPTDPIFENDVKPLLLARCQACHSEGEQTSGFSVASLHSVISGGNKHGKAVLAGNAEASPLVRLLKGQINPRMPLGGVLTESEIARIESWIRNLQPTEGVQAEAWIWPFQQPVKTVPPEVGNSGWIRNPIDRFILRRLEQENGLAPAPPASRRTLARRLYLDLIGMPPTPEAMQRFLNDPSPNAYEKLVDTLLADARYGERWGRHWLDLVRYGESDGMEGDILIGNAWRYRDWVIEAFNSDLPYDRFVMLQVAGGDEHSRKAWYKPEIQGHIPAGFLRLAPWDLGNLASEQLRQDFLDEVTTATGSIFLGLTLGCARCHDHKYDPIPARDYFRFQAFFNAIRVPLPRNTSGIPPEEFIVPYQDPHFRTLAESKIEQYRERLENGAEKQELEALEQALLDKLISKKVSEAASDKLTAKDLELEFSRKDQNVFSAEEKAEYDHLKETAGRTLEQKDHSALARYEEWLLEKLTAAYAAGTTDPPGRFRALTLADVRAEARRVNRPSKYFTREEKQRHLDLSDTMEVLRRRLLRWRPLALTVTNVIGPPLGPGIPATRVLKGGDYRQPGEAVEPGFPSAISGSDAAAVLEKDRYRQYPTRGRRMTLARWIASPRNPLTARVMVNRIWQQHFGRGIVGTSSDFGKNGDRPTHPALLDWLAVRFVKEDWSVKAMHRLMVTSSTYRQAADNPGVGGASLDPENRLLWRFNRRRLEAEAIRDSILSASGRLNLERRGPSVFPPLPEDMKDLSRPARSGGSMWEPNESEPDARRRSVYIFQRRSLPLPMMASFDAPVFNESCERRSVTTTPLQALSMMNGRLVNEEAAHLATRVAREAGGRRKDRVAQLFEIALNRPPDPAEQQQFVEFQGSLEALCRVMLNSNEFLFMD, encoded by the coding sequence ATGGCTGTAACCCGCATTTCTCACCGATTGACCGTCCTGCTCTTGCAGGCCATCCTGGCTCCCTGCTTCGCCACCGGTGAACCCACCGATCCCATCTTTGAAAACGATGTCAAACCCCTGTTGCTGGCCCGATGTCAGGCCTGTCACTCGGAGGGAGAACAAACCAGCGGTTTTTCGGTGGCGAGCCTGCATTCGGTGATTTCCGGCGGGAACAAGCACGGCAAGGCGGTGCTGGCGGGCAATGCGGAGGCAAGCCCGCTCGTGCGCCTCCTCAAGGGACAGATCAATCCCCGGATGCCACTGGGCGGAGTCCTGACGGAGAGCGAGATTGCCCGGATCGAAAGCTGGATTCGCAACCTGCAACCGACGGAAGGAGTTCAGGCCGAGGCCTGGATCTGGCCTTTCCAACAACCGGTCAAGACTGTTCCTCCCGAAGTCGGGAACTCCGGCTGGATACGCAATCCCATTGACCGCTTCATCTTGCGCAGGCTGGAGCAAGAGAACGGGTTGGCGCCCGCCCCTCCCGCCTCCAGGCGGACGCTGGCGCGCCGCCTCTACCTGGACCTGATCGGGATGCCGCCCACGCCCGAGGCAATGCAGCGCTTTCTCAATGATCCTTCGCCCAACGCCTACGAAAAACTGGTGGACACCCTGTTGGCCGACGCCAGATACGGCGAGCGTTGGGGACGCCACTGGCTGGACCTGGTCCGATATGGAGAGTCGGACGGCATGGAAGGCGACATTCTCATAGGGAATGCCTGGCGCTATCGGGATTGGGTGATCGAGGCCTTCAATTCCGATCTGCCCTATGATCGGTTTGTCATGCTTCAAGTGGCGGGCGGAGACGAGCACAGCCGCAAGGCCTGGTACAAGCCGGAAATTCAGGGACATATTCCCGCGGGTTTCCTGCGGTTGGCGCCCTGGGATCTCGGCAACCTGGCGTCCGAACAACTGAGGCAGGACTTCCTGGATGAAGTCACCACGGCGACGGGCTCCATCTTCCTGGGGTTGACCCTCGGCTGCGCCCGCTGTCACGACCACAAATACGATCCCATTCCCGCCAGGGACTACTTTCGCTTCCAGGCATTCTTCAACGCCATCCGGGTCCCGCTGCCACGCAACACCTCAGGCATTCCACCCGAAGAATTCATCGTCCCCTACCAGGATCCTCATTTCAGGACCCTGGCCGAATCCAAGATCGAACAGTACCGGGAGCGCCTCGAAAACGGAGCGGAAAAGCAGGAGTTGGAGGCGCTCGAACAGGCGCTTCTCGACAAGTTGATCTCAAAGAAAGTGTCGGAGGCAGCTTCGGACAAACTCACCGCCAAGGACCTTGAGCTCGAATTCTCACGGAAGGACCAGAACGTCTTTTCCGCCGAGGAAAAGGCGGAATATGACCACCTGAAGGAGACAGCCGGACGCACACTGGAGCAGAAAGACCACAGCGCCCTGGCTCGCTATGAAGAATGGCTCCTTGAAAAGCTCACCGCGGCCTATGCCGCCGGGACCACCGATCCACCGGGGCGTTTCCGGGCGCTGACGCTGGCGGATGTCCGGGCTGAAGCCCGCCGGGTGAATCGCCCCTCCAAATACTTTACCCGGGAGGAGAAACAGCGGCATCTCGATCTTTCCGACACCATGGAGGTCCTGCGGCGCCGGCTGTTGCGCTGGAGGCCGCTGGCCCTGACGGTGACCAACGTGATCGGTCCTCCCCTGGGGCCGGGAATCCCGGCAACCCGCGTGCTGAAGGGCGGGGATTACCGGCAACCCGGAGAGGCGGTCGAGCCGGGATTCCCCAGCGCCATCAGCGGAAGCGATGCCGCGGCCGTGCTGGAAAAGGACCGCTACCGCCAGTATCCGACCCGGGGCCGGCGGATGACGCTGGCCAGGTGGATCGCCAGTCCGCGGAATCCGCTCACCGCCCGGGTGATGGTCAACCGTATCTGGCAGCAGCACTTCGGACGCGGCATCGTGGGAACTTCCAGCGACTTCGGCAAGAACGGCGACCGCCCCACCCACCCCGCACTGCTGGATTGGCTGGCGGTACGCTTCGTGAAAGAAGACTGGAGCGTGAAAGCCATGCATCGGCTCATGGTAACCAGCAGCACTTACCGCCAGGCGGCGGACAATCCAGGGGTCGGTGGCGCATCCCTGGATCCGGAGAATCGCCTGTTGTGGCGCTTCAACCGCCGCCGGCTCGAGGCCGAGGCCATCCGGGACAGCATTCTGTCTGCCAGCGGCCGCTTGAATCTGGAGCGAAGAGGGCCCAGCGTCTTTCCGCCCTTGCCGGAAGACATGAAGGATCTGAGCCGCCCCGCGCGATCCGGCGGGTCCATGTGGGAGCCCAACGAAAGTGAACCTGACGCCCGGCGACGCTCGGTCTACATCTTTCAGAGGCGGTCGCTCCCGCTGCCCATGATGGCCTCGTTCGATGCTCCCGTCTTCAACGAATCCTGTGAACGGCGCAGCGTCACCACCACTCCCCTGCAGGCCCTTTCGATGATGAACGGCCGGCTGGTGAACGAGGAAGCGGCTCATCTGGCGACCCGCGTGGCAAGAGAAGCCGGGGGCCGGCGGAAGGATCGGGTGGCCCAACTGTTCGAGATCGCGTTGAACCGCCCGCCCGACCCGGCCGAGCAGCAGCAATTCGTGGAGTTCCAGGGATCTCTGGAAGCCCTTTGCCGGGTCATGCTCAATTCCAACGAGTTTTTGTTCATGGACTGA
- a CDS encoding glycoside hydrolase family 97 protein — protein sequence MDDNRTRIRRRIDPLKTALAISILCALQVVYNPALLARDFQLRSPNGQVTLTVGLKELRTPYPRGVRPYYRIGFHGATVVRDSWLGLDLRGGPPLGRDFVLLDWDTSSGDERYRLPYGTRGELRDAYRQGVLRLRESTPSGRRLDLVFRAYDEGAAFRYRVPPQPGLSDVDLLEENSTFFFPEGCRAWVLQLRDFATNYESEFNPQPLWRLQPGAIVGLPLLLQTLSGSWLALAEANITDYAGMYLTPVPGIPETLESRLSPHPRRTGVKVRREGALQSPWRVFLLGRTPGKLIENNVLLLHLNEPNRISDPSWIRPGKAAWHWWNGTSAKGVRFEPGMNTATMKHYLDFAADQGLEYLQIDAGWHQGSEEQGDITRSRPELDLPHLIGYGRKRGVGILLWLHWKRARAQMEEAFRLYEDWGIAGVKIDFMDRDDQEMVGFYHQVARRAAGHRLLVNFHGAYKPDGLRRTWPNIITREAVLGLEWNRLGTRCNPTHDLTLPFTRMLAGPMDYTPGAFRTVLRKDFEPRAREPLAQGTRGHQLAMYVVYESPLQMLVDYPAAYRKQPGIEFLGRVPTSWEETRVLQGRVGEFITVARRSGTEWYVGSMTNWDGRELRIPLQFLGSGRFRAEVYADVEGDPTGVRRQHLRVGSADVVTARLEPGGGHVMRIYPERP from the coding sequence ATGGACGACAACAGGACCAGGATCCGCAGGCGCATCGACCCGCTCAAGACCGCGCTCGCAATCTCGATTCTCTGTGCGCTGCAAGTCGTCTACAATCCGGCGCTCCTGGCCCGTGACTTCCAGCTACGCTCGCCCAACGGCCAGGTCACCCTCACGGTCGGTCTGAAGGAATTGCGGACCCCCTATCCCAGGGGAGTCCGTCCCTACTATCGCATCGGCTTCCATGGGGCGACGGTGGTGAGGGATTCCTGGCTGGGGCTGGATCTCAGGGGCGGGCCTCCGCTTGGACGGGATTTCGTTCTACTGGACTGGGACACTTCGTCCGGGGACGAGCGCTACCGTCTCCCCTACGGAACGCGTGGGGAACTGAGGGACGCTTACCGCCAGGGGGTTCTTCGCCTTCGGGAGAGCACACCTTCCGGCCGCCGTCTGGACCTGGTTTTTCGCGCCTACGACGAGGGAGCCGCCTTTCGCTACCGCGTTCCGCCTCAACCCGGCCTGTCGGATGTGGACCTGCTCGAAGAAAACTCCACCTTCTTTTTCCCGGAGGGCTGCCGCGCCTGGGTGCTGCAACTTCGGGACTTCGCCACCAACTACGAGTCGGAGTTCAATCCCCAGCCACTGTGGCGCCTGCAGCCCGGCGCCATCGTCGGCCTGCCGCTGCTGCTGCAGACCCTCTCAGGTTCCTGGCTGGCCCTCGCCGAGGCCAACATCACCGACTACGCCGGCATGTACCTGACCCCCGTTCCGGGCATTCCGGAAACGCTGGAAAGCCGCCTCTCGCCCCATCCGCGCCGGACGGGAGTAAAGGTCCGAAGGGAGGGTGCCCTGCAGTCGCCCTGGCGCGTCTTCCTCTTGGGCAGGACACCGGGGAAACTGATCGAGAACAATGTGCTGCTGCTGCATCTCAACGAGCCGAACCGGATATCCGATCCCTCCTGGATCCGGCCCGGCAAGGCCGCCTGGCACTGGTGGAACGGCACCAGCGCCAAGGGAGTCCGATTCGAGCCGGGAATGAATACCGCGACCATGAAGCACTACCTGGACTTCGCCGCCGACCAGGGCCTGGAGTACCTTCAGATCGACGCCGGCTGGCATCAGGGCAGCGAAGAGCAGGGAGACATCACCCGGAGCCGGCCCGAGCTCGATCTCCCCCACCTGATCGGATACGGGCGGAAGCGTGGGGTGGGCATCCTGCTGTGGCTGCACTGGAAGAGGGCCCGGGCGCAGATGGAAGAGGCCTTCAGGCTCTATGAGGACTGGGGGATTGCCGGCGTCAAGATCGACTTCATGGACCGCGACGACCAGGAGATGGTGGGCTTTTACCACCAGGTGGCCCGCCGGGCCGCCGGCCACCGCCTGCTGGTCAACTTCCATGGAGCCTACAAGCCGGATGGCCTGCGCCGCACCTGGCCCAACATCATTACCCGGGAAGCCGTTCTGGGCCTGGAGTGGAACCGGCTGGGAACCCGCTGCAACCCCACCCACGACCTGACCCTTCCCTTCACCCGGATGCTGGCCGGACCCATGGACTACACGCCCGGAGCCTTTCGCACCGTGCTCCGCAAAGACTTCGAGCCCCGGGCGCGTGAACCCCTGGCCCAGGGGACCCGCGGTCATCAACTGGCCATGTACGTGGTCTACGAGAGTCCCCTGCAGATGCTGGTGGACTATCCGGCCGCCTACCGGAAGCAGCCGGGAATCGAGTTCCTGGGCAGGGTGCCGACTTCCTGGGAGGAGACCAGGGTCCTGCAGGGCAGGGTGGGAGAATTCATCACCGTTGCCCGCAGGAGCGGAACGGAATGGTACGTAGGCAGCATGACCAACTGGGACGGACGGGAGTTGAGAATTCCTCTGCAGTTTCTGGGGTCAGGACGTTTCCGGGCCGAGGTTTATGCGGATGTCGAGGGTGATCCGACCGGAGTCCGGCGGCAACACCTTCGAGTCGGCTCCGCCGACGTGGTGACAGCCCGGCTGGAGCCGGGCGGGGGCCACGTCATGCGGATCTATCCGGAAAGGCCTTGA
- a CDS encoding permease prefix domain 1-containing protein yields the protein MVTNNDPLEAQIAQWRNWLQRRPAIRTVDVEELEGHLRDQVAALVDAGLAADEAFLVAVKRLGNLDAVSREFAREHSERLWKQLVVSSGADHEARKTTRMEILVVIGLAAAAGMAVKLPELFGYPHIGSGEGLFDSKAPYFPNLSFFVFPFLAGYFAWKRRLNRTGCVRLALAFTTAALVVNAFPFTPAGHTWTLAALHLPIALWLAVGVAYTGGRWRDGRRRMDFVRFSGELFIYYVLMALGGGVLTGFTVGMFAAIGADVKWFATQWLLPCGAMGAVIVGAWLVEAKQSVIENMAPVLTRLFTPLFAAVLIAFLATMVWTGSGINVDREVLIGFDLLLALVLGLLLYAVSARDRHAPPDAFDALQLLLVVSALVVDGVALAAIAGRISEFGFSPNRVAALGENLILLVNLAWSAWLYARFLSGRGTFSALERWQTDYLPVYAVWAGFVVVAFPPLFGFV from the coding sequence ATGGTGACGAACAACGACCCACTCGAGGCACAGATCGCACAGTGGCGAAACTGGCTGCAACGCCGGCCGGCAATCCGTACGGTCGACGTGGAGGAACTGGAAGGACATCTGCGGGACCAGGTGGCGGCGCTCGTCGATGCGGGTCTGGCTGCCGACGAAGCTTTCCTGGTGGCCGTCAAGCGGCTGGGCAACCTGGATGCCGTATCGCGCGAGTTCGCGCGCGAGCACTCCGAGCGGCTCTGGAAACAGCTTGTCGTCTCTTCGGGAGCGGACCACGAAGCGCGTAAAACCACGCGCATGGAGATCCTGGTGGTCATCGGTCTGGCCGCGGCCGCCGGCATGGCCGTCAAGCTTCCCGAGTTGTTCGGCTACCCGCACATCGGATCAGGAGAGGGCCTGTTCGACTCCAAGGCGCCCTACTTCCCCAATCTCAGTTTCTTCGTGTTTCCGTTCCTCGCCGGCTACTTCGCCTGGAAGCGCCGGTTGAACCGGACCGGGTGTGTCCGACTGGCGCTGGCCTTCACCACCGCCGCACTCGTCGTCAACGCCTTCCCGTTCACGCCGGCCGGTCACACCTGGACGCTGGCTGCGCTGCACCTGCCAATTGCGTTGTGGCTCGCGGTAGGCGTTGCCTACACCGGGGGGCGCTGGCGCGACGGCCGCCGACGCATGGACTTCGTGCGCTTCTCCGGCGAGCTGTTCATTTACTACGTGCTTATGGCCCTGGGTGGGGGCGTCCTGACCGGATTCACCGTCGGCATGTTTGCCGCGATCGGGGCGGATGTAAAGTGGTTCGCGACGCAGTGGCTGCTGCCGTGCGGCGCGATGGGCGCCGTCATCGTCGGCGCCTGGCTCGTGGAGGCGAAACAGAGCGTCATCGAGAACATGGCGCCGGTGCTCACCCGCCTGTTCACGCCGCTGTTCGCGGCCGTGTTGATTGCCTTCCTCGCCACCATGGTCTGGACCGGCAGTGGCATCAACGTGGACCGGGAGGTGCTGATCGGCTTTGACCTGCTGCTGGCGCTGGTCCTGGGCCTGCTGCTCTATGCGGTCTCGGCGCGGGACCGGCACGCCCCGCCCGACGCGTTCGATGCGCTTCAGCTCCTGCTCGTAGTCAGCGCTCTCGTTGTCGACGGCGTGGCGCTGGCGGCCATCGCCGGACGGATCTCCGAGTTCGGCTTCAGCCCCAACCGGGTGGCGGCGCTGGGCGAAAATCTGATCCTGCTGGTCAACCTCGCCTGGTCGGCCTGGCTGTACGCGCGCTTCCTGAGCGGCCGCGGCACCTTCTCCGCCCTTGAACGCTGGCAGACCGACTACCTGCCGGTCTACGCGGTCTGGGCAGGCTTCGTGGTCGTCGCCTTCCCGCCGCTGTTCGGCTTTGTCTAG
- a CDS encoding helix-turn-helix transcriptional regulator yields MNISKDLVAASAGPLVLAILAEGDSYGYAIIKRVGELSRGQLRWTDGMLYPVLHRLERLGYAEARWATAETGRRRRYYRITKAGQAHLEAQRQQWQVVDSTLRGLWRERTQAPALG; encoded by the coding sequence ATGAACATCAGCAAGGACTTGGTAGCTGCTTCGGCCGGGCCACTCGTCCTGGCCATCCTGGCCGAGGGAGACAGCTACGGTTACGCCATCATCAAGCGGGTCGGCGAGCTGTCGCGGGGCCAGCTCCGATGGACGGACGGGATGCTGTATCCGGTGCTGCACCGCCTGGAGCGACTCGGCTACGCCGAGGCCCGCTGGGCCACTGCCGAGACCGGCCGGCGTCGCCGCTACTACCGCATCACGAAGGCAGGCCAGGCGCACCTGGAGGCTCAACGACAGCAGTGGCAGGTGGTGGACTCGACACTCCGCGGGCTTTGGAGGGAACGCACCCAGGCGCCTGCTCTCGGATAG